In the Hordeum vulgare subsp. vulgare chromosome 7H, MorexV3_pseudomolecules_assembly, whole genome shotgun sequence genome, one interval contains:
- the LOC123408547 gene encoding dehydration-responsive element-binding protein 2A-like, whose product MPNRHFISFPARLLATSRPSAAASPHAARIRFDHARLPRRCFHAARPPQIRSRAPRASPPRELRPVCPPQLRPAPPAVAPTCPVRPAPSVAPQLRPARLRPPPPPLRPHTAAAPPLSPLSDGAKKTPKGKSGFFGVRQKPSSNWGVEFFDAGRRWWIGTYPSAHEAACAYDVAVWRAERPREHLNFPEIESRVKAEMLVPQGIKMKEITTKKKTTKKPSVVVNAGETDEEAMATFAREHPEYVQAELEHYWKREAEQKKKEDEVGPSTVIPIESSFEEDWADFSEEEECDDPEKEEFWKQFRSSDDEEYFI is encoded by the coding sequence ATGCCCAACCGCCACTTTATTTCCTTTCCCGCCCGCCTGCTCGCGACCTCCCGCccgtccgccgccgcctcgccgcaCGCCGCCCGCATCAGATTCGACCACGCCCGCCTCCCCCGCCGTTGTTTCCACGCCGCCCGTCCGCCGCAGATCCGGTCGCGGGCGCCCCGTGCGTCGCCGCCCCGTGAGCTCCGCCCCGTCTGTCCGCCGCAACTCCGCCCGGCCCCGCCCGCCGTAGCTCCGACCTGCCCCGTCCGCCCCGCCCCGTCCGTCGCCCCTCAGCTCCGCCCCGCCCGGCTCcgtccgccaccgccaccgctccGGCCGCAcaccgccgccgctccaccaCTCTCACCGCTCTCCGATGGCGCCAAGAAGACGCCGAAGGGCAAGTCGGGCTTCTTTGGCGTGAGGCAGAAGCCCTCCAGTAACTGGGGAGTGGAGTTCTTCGATgccgggaggcgttggtggatcggCACGTACCCCTCCGCCCACGAGGCCGCGTGTGCCTACGACGTGGCGGTGTGGCGTGCCGAGAGGCCTCGGGAGCACCTCAACTTCCCAGAGATCGAGAGTCGGGTGAAAGCGGAGATGCTTGTGCCGCAGGGCATCAAGATGAAGGAGatcacgacgaagaagaagacgacgaagaagcCGTCGGTTGTCGTCAATGCCGGTGAGACCGACGAGGAGGCGATGGCGACGTTTGCTCGAGAGCATCCGGAGTACGTCCAGGCTGAGCTGGAGCACTACTGGAAGCGTGAggcggagcagaagaagaaggaggacgaggtcgGTCCCTCGACCGTGATCCCCATCGAGTCCTCTTTCGAGGAGGACTGGGCAGActtctcggaggaggaggagtgcgacGACCCGGAGAAGGAGGAGTTCTGGAAGCAGTTCCGCAGCTCCGACGATGAGGAGTACTTTATCTAG
- the LOC123407780 gene encoding pentatricopeptide repeat-containing protein At1g80150, mitochondrial, protein MLSLGALRKLCAAFDAVALTIIAAGLSHPRCRPFSARAGAHPPPTDFPTIASCRAAVTASRSRRQPSSAPAEAQPERPAAGAEASVLVRIKSERDPVRLYQLFKANADNRVLVENRFAFEDAVARLAGARRNDLVEEILEQHKALPQGRREGFVIRIIGLYGRARMPEHALRTFREMEMYGCERTVKSLNATMKVLMQARLFDDVLRLLDEASPRYGVELDDISYNTVVKMACDMGELHAAYRVMQEMEKEGVRPDVITYTTLMAVFYKNGHREVGDGLWNLMRLRGCMPTLTSYNVRIQFLINRRRGWLANDLVRKMYAAGITPDEITYNLVIKGFFVMGEHEMAKTVFGAMHGRGCKPNERIYQTMVHYLCKRREFNLAFRLCKDSMEKNWFPSVDTIHHLLKGLMVIKKDRNAREIMRLVAERKPSYSVDDVKAFQDILSHGKTGR, encoded by the coding sequence ATGCTATCCCTGGGCGCCCTCCGCAAGCTCTGCGCCGCCTTCGACGCCGTCGCGCTCACCATCATCGCCGCCGGCCTCTCCCACCCCCGCTGCCGCCCCTTCTCCGCGCGCGCGGGCGCGCACCCCCCTCCGACAGACTTCCCCACCATCGCCTCTTGCCGAGCCGCGGTCACCGCCTCCAGGAGCCGCCGCCAGCCCTCTTCGGCCCCCGCCGAGGCGCAGCCGGAAAGGCCCGCCGCGGGCGCCGAGGCGTCGGTGCTGGTCAGGATCAAGAGCGAGCGGGACCCGGTGCGGCTGTACCAGCTGTTCAAGGCCAATGCGGACAACCGCGTCCTGGTGGAGAACCGGTTCGCCTTCGAGGACGCGGTGGCGCGACTGGCAGGTgctcgacggaatgacctcgtggAGGAGATCCTCGAGCAGCACAAGGCGCTGCCCCAGGGAAGGCGGGAGGGGTTCGTCATCAGGATCATTGGCCTGTACGGAAGGGCCCGGATGCCCGAGCACGCGCTCCGGACGTTCAGGGAGATGGAGATGTACGGCTGCGAGCGCACTGTCAAGTCGCTCAATGCCACCATGAAGGTGCTGATGCAAGCACGGCTCTTTGATGATGTCTTGCGGCTGTTGGACGAGGCATCGCCTAGATACGGGGTTGAGCTCGATGACATTTCGTATAACACAGTGGTGAAGATGGCGTGTGACATGGGGGAGCTCCATGCGGCGTACCGGGTAAtgcaggagatggagaaggaaggAGTGCGGCCAGATGTCATCACGTACACGACATTAATGGCTGTGTTCTATAAGAATGGCCACCGTGAGGTTGGGGATGGCCTGTGGAACCTCATGAGGTTGAGGGGTTGCATGCCCACACTAACCAGTTACAATGTAAGGATTCAgttcctcatcaacaggagaaggggCTGGCTGGCAAATGATCTGGTGCGGAAAATGTATGCAGCGGGGATCACACCAGATGAGATCACATATAACTTGGTTATTAAGGGATTTTTTGTGATGGGTGAGCATGAGATGGCCAAGACGGTCTTTGGTGCTATGCATGGGAGGGGATGCAAGCCAAATGAAAGGATTTACCAGACAATGGTGCATTACCTATGTAAGCGAAGGGAGTTTAATTTGGCATTCAGATTGTGTAAAGACAGCATGGAGAAGAACTGGTTTCCGAGTGTCGATACCATTCACCATCTGCTGAAAGGCCTTATGGTAATTAAAAAGGACAGGAACGCCCGAGAGATAATGAGGTTGGTTGCCGAGAGAAAACCCTCCTATTCAGTTGATGATGTGAAGGCCTTCCAAGACATATTGTCTCATGGGAAGACTGGAAGATAA
- the LOC123407781 gene encoding probable amino-acid acetyltransferase NAGS2, chloroplastic, with the protein MEAAGRIRLTIEAKLSPGPPMLDLRRHGVNGRWHEISDNVASGNFLGAKRRGVVGGIDYGFTGEVKKIDVSRIKERLDRDSIVVVSNMGYSSAGEVLNCNTYEVATACALAIEADKLICVVDGQIYDEHGRVNRFMSIEEADMLIRTRAKQSETAANYVKVVGEEDNSYAHNFPIKEEKEQVWVGRDFVSDYTASFRNGVGFNNGNGLSGEQGFAIGGAERLSRSNGYLSELAAAAYVCHGGVQRVHIIDGTVGGSLLLELFTRDGAGTLIARDMYEGTRTAREEDFSGIRKIIRPLEESGVLVQRTDKELLEALKSFIVVERDGSVIACAALFPFFEDKSGEVAAIAVSEECRGQGQGDKLLDYVEKKALSLGLEKIFLLTTRTADWFVRRGFKECSMESIPLKRRKRINLSRGSKYYIKRLQPAEIRHMSANNFALK; encoded by the exons ATGGAGGCAGCTGGCAGAATACGCCTTACCATAGAAGCAAAGCTATCTCCTGGTCCCCCAATGTTAGATCTTCGTCGACATGGTGTTAATGGTCGCTGGCACGAAATCTCTGACAATGTTGCAAGCGGGAACTTCCTAGGTGCTAAG AGACGAGGAGTTGTTGGTGGCATTGACTATGGATTCACTGGTGAAGTTAAGAAAATAGACGTTTCGCGGATAAAAGAAAGACTTGATAGGGATAGCATAGTTGTCGTGAGCAATATGGGATACTCCAGTGCAGGAGAGGTGTTAAATTGCAA CACATACGAAGTTGCGACGGCATGTGCTTTGGCTATCGAGGCGGACAAGCTTATCTGTGTTGTCGATGGCCAAATATATGATGAGCATGGCCGAGTCAATCGTTTCATGTCTATCGAGGAAGCAGATATGCTGATCAGAACACGCGCTAAGCAGAGTGAAACTGCTGCAAATTATGTAAAGGTTGTAGGGGAGGAGGACAATAGTTATGCCCACAATTTTCCTATCAAAGAGGAGAAAGAACAAGTATGGGTTGGAAGAGATTTCGTTAGTGATTACACTGCATCCTTTCGGAATGGTGTGGGTTTCAATAATGGAAATGGTCTGTCTGGTGAGCAAGGATTTGCTATTGGTGGGGCAGAGCGATTGAGCAGGTCAAATGGCTACCTTTCAGAGTTGGCTGCAGCAGCATACGTATGCCAT GGTGGTGTCCAAAGAGTTCATATCATAGATGGCACTGTTGGGGGGTCATTGTTACTAGAATTATTCACAAGAGATGGTGCAGGAACACTAATAGCAAG AGATATGTATGAAGGAACAAGAACGGCTAGAGAGGAAGATTTTTCTGGTATTAGAAAAATCATTCGTCCCCTAGAAGAATCCGGTGTCCTAGTGCAGAGAACAGATAAAGAG CTTTTGGAAGCACTGAAGTCATTTATTGTCGTCGAAAGAGATGGTTCAGTCATTGCATGTGCTGCTCTCTTTCCCTTTTTTGAGGATAAATCTGGGGAAGTTGCTGCTATAGCTGTATCTGAAGAATGCCGAGGACAGGGTCAAGGAGACAAGTTACTTG attATGTTGAGAAGAAGGCATTATCCCTTGGTCTTGAGAAAATATTCTTGCTTACCACACGGACAGCGGACTG GTTTGTCCGGCGTGGCTTCAAGGAATGCTCAATGGAGTCCATCCCACTGAAGAGGCGAAAACGAATCAACCTCTCACGCGGATCAAAATACTACATTAAGCGGCTCCAGCCAGCAGAGATTAGACATATGTCTGCCAACAATTTTGCGTTGAAATGA